The Desulforegula conservatrix Mb1Pa genome includes a window with the following:
- a CDS encoding KamA family radical SAM protein: MTLNIFNMEECLREGRTILSNIKDCIDLESVRSILYASVTGIQYESFGQNRNRCTDHQKIIIRDCSRAFRALLSRRSDSLVGFSVTQVLWDLSRGIDRSDLSEAFYAEIIHLFRGLKGLANSSEPDESTMTGLKGREAAVARSNELDRIWGKIEHVMSRYHDGFSEDAVSRRNERRGHILEKTRGSENDWNNWHWQVKNIITDSDRLSSMVNLNESEFEAVKKAVAARLPFGVTPYYASLMDNDPEKGRDMAIRAQVIPTPYYVEKMAAHGDNRAAAFDFMLEADTSPVDLVTRRYPAIVILKPFNTCPQICVYCQRNWEIDQAMAPGSMAGKKKIEEACKWIEDHPSIKEVLVTGGDPLAMSDRAIESILERLSLIRHVEMIRIGSRTPVTLPMRITAKFAEMLGKFRKPGIRDICVVTHIEHVYEVTPELVTAVELLKRQGIGVYNQHVFTFHVSRRFEASALRRLLRKCGIDPYYTFAPKAKEETDEYRVPLARILQEQKEESRLMPGTRRTDEPVYNVPGLGKNYLRALQHRDLISILPDGSRVYEFHPWEKNIIKRDSYLGSDIPILTYLSRLRSIGENPDDYSSIWYYF; this comes from the coding sequence ATGACCTTAAACATATTCAATATGGAGGAATGCCTTAGAGAAGGTAGAACAATACTTAGTAATATCAAAGACTGCATTGACCTTGAGTCGGTAAGATCAATCCTTTATGCCTCAGTAACAGGTATCCAGTATGAAAGTTTCGGACAGAACAGAAACAGGTGCACCGATCATCAAAAAATTATAATTCGCGATTGTTCCAGGGCTTTCAGGGCTCTGCTATCCAGAAGATCAGACAGCTTGGTTGGTTTTAGTGTTACCCAGGTGCTGTGGGATCTGTCAAGAGGCATAGATCGAAGTGATTTATCAGAAGCTTTTTATGCTGAAATCATTCACCTTTTCAGGGGGCTAAAGGGGCTAGCCAATTCTTCTGAGCCAGACGAGTCTACCATGACAGGGCTGAAAGGCCGCGAAGCTGCTGTTGCAAGATCCAACGAACTCGACAGAATATGGGGCAAAATTGAGCATGTTATGTCAAGATATCACGATGGTTTTTCTGAGGATGCAGTTAGCAGAAGAAACGAAAGGCGCGGGCATATCCTTGAAAAAACCCGAGGTTCTGAAAATGACTGGAACAACTGGCACTGGCAGGTCAAAAATATAATAACAGACTCTGACAGGCTTTCATCAATGGTGAATCTGAATGAATCTGAGTTTGAAGCAGTAAAAAAGGCTGTTGCAGCCCGTCTCCCATTTGGAGTCACTCCCTATTACGCATCACTTATGGACAATGATCCTGAAAAAGGCAGGGACATGGCAATAAGGGCACAAGTAATCCCGACTCCTTACTATGTTGAAAAAATGGCGGCGCACGGAGATAACAGGGCCGCAGCATTTGATTTTATGCTTGAGGCAGATACATCTCCGGTTGATCTTGTCACAAGAAGATATCCTGCGATTGTTATTTTGAAGCCTTTTAATACCTGTCCTCAGATTTGTGTTTACTGTCAGAGAAACTGGGAAATAGATCAGGCAATGGCTCCCGGCTCAATGGCAGGTAAGAAAAAAATAGAAGAAGCCTGCAAATGGATTGAAGATCATCCTTCAATTAAGGAGGTTCTTGTTACTGGCGGAGATCCACTTGCAATGTCTGATCGGGCTATTGAGTCCATCCTTGAAAGACTATCCTTGATCCGTCATGTGGAAATGATCCGAATCGGCTCAAGGACTCCTGTCACATTGCCAATGCGTATTACGGCAAAATTTGCTGAGATGCTTGGAAAATTTCGCAAACCAGGGATAAGAGATATCTGCGTCGTCACCCATATAGAGCATGTTTATGAAGTCACCCCGGAACTAGTCACAGCGGTTGAACTCCTTAAAAGACAAGGAATAGGAGTTTATAACCAGCATGTCTTTACTTTCCATGTTTCAAGGCGATTCGAGGCTTCGGCCCTTCGTAGGCTTTTGCGTAAATGCGGAATAGATCCTTATTATACATTCGCTCCAAAGGCTAAGGAAGAAACCGATGAATACAGGGTTCCGCTTGCAAGAATCCTTCAGGAGCAAAAGGAAGAGTCTCGTCTTATGCCAGGCACAAGACGAACCGATGAGCCTGTATATAATGTTCCAGGACTCGGCAAGAATTATTTAAGGGCTCTTCAGCACAGGGATTTGATTTCTATCCTTCCAGATGGCTCAAGGGTTTATGAATTCCATCCATGGGAAAAAAATATCATAAAAAGAGATTCATATTTAGGTTCAGATATTCCAATTCTCACATATCTTTCAAGACTCAGGTCAATTGGCGAAAACCCAGATGACTATTCAAGTATCTGGTATTATTTCTGA
- a CDS encoding cation:proton antiporter, whose amino-acid sequence MNTATTLAAVVAMGISALWLAWILKIPAIIILLGFGFIAGPLTGVINPDAIMGDLFQPFVSLSVGLIMFEGGLSLKYRDIKSERPVLINLLTTGVLLTWILVAVSAAIFTGIDWPIAFLVGAILTVTGPTVIIPLLKHIRLTGKVGAILKWEGITIDPVGASLSVLVFEVIRAGGAGFSYTEIIYAIFMTIAAGGISGALAGGFIIHAMKKYWVPDFLQGVFTLMIVFGVFVISNHFQHESGLLGVTIMGIILANQKKVSMKHIIEFKENLTLILVSLLFILLSARLELEDFSQLGPGAFVFVLSVIFIIRPLSVYFSTMKSGLSRKEKIFLAFIAPRGIVAASVASVFGLELAAVSYPGAAHITAIVFMVIISTVLFYGFFSPFLAKKLGLVNPDPQGVLIAGAGPFSRAIASALTKEGFDTILVDTNMSNVTAAKMDGLSASVGSILSDHFMELIELGNVKRIICLTPNDEMNALACQKFRQSFGSRETYQLAYVEGTRFEAIAAEHRGRILFRKDMTAENFSRLCGDKPQVKVTGLSEDFNYDDFIKLNQKAVVPLFISRKNGHLDVFTVDEVLKPMPKDKIISLSILTNNG is encoded by the coding sequence ATGAATACAGCCACAACGCTTGCTGCAGTTGTTGCAATGGGGATCTCAGCTCTATGGCTGGCGTGGATTCTGAAAATCCCGGCCATCATAATCCTTCTTGGTTTCGGATTTATTGCTGGGCCGCTCACAGGAGTCATTAATCCTGATGCGATTATGGGAGATCTCTTTCAGCCGTTTGTATCCCTTTCTGTTGGCCTCATAATGTTTGAAGGTGGCCTGAGTCTCAAATACAGGGATATAAAATCAGAGCGGCCTGTTCTGATAAATCTTCTTACAACCGGCGTTTTATTGACATGGATACTTGTCGCTGTTTCTGCGGCTATTTTTACTGGTATTGACTGGCCCATTGCCTTTCTTGTCGGCGCAATCCTCACAGTTACAGGGCCGACCGTTATTATTCCTCTCTTAAAACATATTAGACTCACAGGCAAGGTAGGGGCTATCCTTAAATGGGAGGGCATCACCATTGATCCTGTTGGCGCGTCTCTTTCCGTCCTTGTTTTTGAGGTGATAAGAGCAGGAGGGGCAGGCTTTTCCTATACGGAAATAATATATGCTATTTTTATGACAATTGCGGCTGGAGGAATTTCAGGAGCCCTTGCCGGAGGATTCATTATACATGCAATGAAGAAATATTGGGTACCTGATTTTCTTCAGGGCGTTTTTACGCTTATGATCGTTTTTGGTGTTTTTGTGATATCCAACCATTTCCAGCATGAATCAGGACTTCTTGGCGTAACCATAATGGGCATTATCCTCGCGAATCAGAAAAAAGTATCTATGAAGCATATTATTGAGTTCAAAGAAAATCTGACTCTAATTCTTGTCTCACTGCTATTTATTCTCCTTTCCGCAAGGCTTGAACTAGAAGATTTTAGCCAATTGGGCCCAGGAGCCTTTGTTTTTGTCTTATCTGTCATTTTTATAATAAGGCCTTTATCTGTATATTTTTCAACCATGAAGTCCGGTCTGTCCAGGAAAGAAAAGATTTTTCTTGCCTTCATCGCCCCAAGGGGAATTGTGGCGGCTTCTGTTGCTTCTGTATTCGGGTTGGAACTTGCGGCCGTTTCGTACCCTGGAGCAGCCCATATAACAGCCATTGTATTTATGGTCATTATATCCACAGTTCTTTTTTACGGATTCTTCTCACCATTTTTAGCAAAAAAGCTTGGGCTTGTTAATCCTGATCCCCAGGGCGTTCTGATAGCAGGTGCAGGGCCTTTTTCAAGAGCAATAGCGTCTGCGCTAACAAAAGAGGGTTTTGACACTATTCTGGTGGACACCAATATGAGCAATGTGACGGCTGCAAAAATGGACGGACTTTCGGCAAGTGTAGGCAGTATTCTTTCTGATCATTTCATGGAGCTGATCGAGCTTGGTAATGTCAAAAGAATTATCTGCCTAACGCCCAATGACGAGATGAATGCCCTCGCATGCCAGAAATTCAGACAGAGTTTTGGAAGCCGCGAAACCTATCAGCTTGCTTACGTTGAAGGAACCAGGTTCGAGGCTATTGCAGCCGAGCACAGAGGGCGCATTCTTTTCAGAAAGGATATGACTGCGGAAAACTTTTCAAGATTATGTGGAGACAAGCCCCAGGTCAAAGTAACCGGGCTTTCAGAAGACTTTAATTATGATGACTTTATTAAATTAAACCAAAAGGCTGTTGTGCCTCTCTTTATATCCAGAAAAAATGGACATCTCGACGTCTTTACAGTTGATGAAGTTTTGAAGCCTATGCCTAAAGATAAAATAATAAGTTTGTCTATTTTAACGAATAATGGATAG
- a CDS encoding DUF3592 domain-containing protein, whose amino-acid sequence MNDKAVTVFAIIFGTIFSIVACGIIWFISDTYLKHYRARNWVAVDAKILDFGVESSRSGSGSKSTVHRKLKVSYEYSFNGVQYSGDRADFGRGADNFSETRISRQMNLLQSGEVSVYVNPLNPSESVFDRSLPGPQVAFAIFFLFFPCGVGTACMLGMINFISDKIGLKFFERFMIPIFGIIHGLPVVYPILFDPGTFTLGPWVVLIFFSFILACSIWSFIRRIIDPTIGLPEWKDKISGNLNSSGPRG is encoded by the coding sequence ATGAACGATAAAGCCGTTACGGTTTTTGCCATCATATTTGGTACTATTTTCAGCATTGTTGCATGCGGTATAATCTGGTTTATTTCAGATACATACCTGAAGCATTACAGAGCCAGAAACTGGGTTGCTGTTGATGCAAAAATCCTTGATTTTGGGGTCGAGTCTTCAAGATCTGGCTCAGGATCAAAATCAACGGTGCACAGAAAACTGAAAGTATCATATGAATACAGCTTTAACGGTGTTCAGTATTCAGGGGATAGAGCCGATTTCGGGAGAGGCGCAGATAACTTCAGTGAAACCAGAATAAGCAGACAGATGAATCTGCTCCAATCCGGAGAAGTTTCGGTCTACGTGAATCCGCTCAATCCTTCTGAAAGTGTTTTTGACAGAAGTCTCCCCGGCCCACAGGTAGCGTTTGCCATATTTTTTCTGTTTTTCCCATGCGGAGTAGGCACAGCCTGCATGCTGGGGATGATAAACTTCATATCAGACAAAATCGGGCTTAAATTTTTTGAAAGATTCATGATTCCTATATTCGGAATAATCCACGGACTGCCGGTTGTTTATCCCATTCTTTTTGATCCAGGCACCTTCACCCTTGGCCCCTGGGTGGTTCTGATTTTCTTTTCATTCATTCTTGCATGCAGTATCTGGTCATTCATAAGAAGGATTATTGATCCCACTATAGGTCTTCCCGAATGGAAGGATAAAATTAGCGGCAACCTTAATTCTTCTGGGCCAAGAGGCTGA
- the nhaA gene encoding Na+/H+ antiporter NhaA, translating into MVKKTGKSFQDFFHNETSGGIILLFFTFLALLWANSPIAHTYDKLWHTYAGFQIGSFALSKSLLHWVNDGLMAIFFFVVGLEIKREIVTGELSSPKKAMLPIAAAIGGMIVPAVIYLSLNKGGVGQSGWGIPMATDIAFAIGILALLGNRVPLSVKIFLTALAIVDDLGAVLVIAAFYTKEIATPALGMAALFFIIMLILSVRDVRLSGPYIVLGILLWFAMLKSGVHATIAGVLTAITIPATPAVSQEQFKKMRRDIMQRLESGMRESAGDESGEEVQGVFRQVEYASKKFISPLQRLEHLLHPYVSFFIMPVFALANAGVNLKGVSIETLSRPVSTGIILGLVFGKQIGVTLFAWLAVKTGLAGLSDDMKWKHIYGASWLAGIGFTMSLFIASLAFGDGELIMISKIGILGASFISAIIGLLVLYFWGGKK; encoded by the coding sequence ATGGTTAAAAAAACAGGTAAAAGTTTTCAGGATTTTTTTCATAATGAGACATCCGGCGGGATAATACTTCTTTTTTTTACTTTTTTAGCCCTGCTTTGGGCAAATTCTCCGATTGCCCATACATACGACAAACTATGGCACACCTATGCAGGGTTTCAGATAGGATCATTTGCTCTTTCAAAATCTCTTCTGCATTGGGTTAACGACGGCCTTATGGCAATTTTCTTTTTTGTTGTCGGGCTTGAAATCAAAAGGGAGATTGTCACAGGAGAGCTTTCTTCGCCCAAAAAAGCCATGCTTCCAATAGCAGCGGCCATTGGAGGTATGATTGTCCCTGCCGTTATCTATTTATCTCTTAATAAGGGCGGAGTCGGGCAGTCAGGATGGGGAATACCCATGGCAACAGATATTGCTTTTGCCATAGGAATACTTGCCCTTCTCGGAAACAGGGTTCCTTTATCAGTAAAAATATTTCTTACTGCCCTTGCAATAGTGGATGACTTAGGAGCTGTTCTTGTAATTGCCGCCTTTTATACCAAAGAAATTGCAACGCCAGCTCTTGGTATGGCTGCTTTGTTTTTCATAATCATGTTGATTCTGTCTGTAAGGGATGTCAGATTATCCGGTCCTTATATTGTCCTTGGTATTCTGCTCTGGTTTGCGATGTTAAAATCAGGCGTTCATGCAACCATCGCAGGTGTTCTGACAGCAATAACAATACCTGCGACCCCTGCTGTCAGTCAGGAGCAGTTCAAAAAAATGCGCAGGGATATTATGCAGAGGCTTGAGTCCGGAATGCGTGAATCCGCAGGAGATGAGTCTGGCGAGGAGGTTCAGGGCGTTTTCAGGCAGGTTGAATATGCAAGCAAGAAGTTCATTTCTCCATTACAGCGCCTCGAACATCTTCTTCATCCTTATGTCAGTTTCTTTATTATGCCTGTTTTTGCACTCGCCAATGCAGGAGTAAACCTCAAGGGAGTATCGATTGAGACGCTTTCGAGACCAGTTAGCACAGGGATTATACTCGGACTTGTATTCGGCAAGCAGATTGGGGTCACCCTTTTTGCGTGGCTGGCCGTCAAAACTGGTCTTGCTGGCTTGTCAGACGATATGAAGTGGAAACATATCTATGGAGCATCATGGCTTGCAGGCATCGGATTCACCATGTCTCTTTTTATTGCTTCCCTTGCATTTGGGGATGGCGAATTGATCATGATATCCAAGATCGGAATACTTGGAGCCTCTTTTATTTCTGCAATAATAGGGCTGCTGGTTCTGTATTTTTGGGGCGGTAAAAAATGA
- a CDS encoding bifunctional metallophosphatase/5'-nucleotidase, with protein MQRKKTANILLVVFTISSLFFSGCAFFQSKSQPQNFKLTIMHMNDTHSHLEPTNTTLKFEGVQTYADLGGFAKVASKIKEVRKSRPDSLLLHAGDAVQGSFYFTKYSGQPEYEMLSMLKVDAMEPGNHEFDRGPGFLADVSKYIDFSIVSSNIDASGDEKLKKIIKPYVIKEVAGQKIGIFGLITPETAVNSNPGKILKFGDEKQAAERTVKELEKAGVNKIVAITHLGYNQDIELAKAVSGIDVIVGGHSHTLLGDFSAVGLNSEGAYPTAITNKAGEKVFIVQSWEWAKAVGVVDVEFDDSGHAVKASGSANIILADNFKQKDKDGKKVDVSPETKASILKQIEENPSIEILADDPEAVAKLAPYKAGVEAMQKLVVVKIAEPLLHIRKPGKHSSGADLPGGSQVAPVICESMLWKANKSSLKAQIAILNGGGIRMDIPEGDLTVAGVNELLPFQNKLILLELTGKEVKTAIETGLADADGSGGGFTYVAGMRYSADSSKPAWQRLVKAEYKNDSGKWILLNDSAKYRIITNSYLSGGGNGYDVFKNSKGYRYDTGFSDAEAFMEYAKQADTIHRPIDTEVTMR; from the coding sequence ATGCAAAGAAAAAAAACAGCCAATATATTGCTTGTTGTTTTCACGATCTCGAGTCTTTTTTTCTCGGGATGCGCTTTTTTTCAGTCAAAAAGCCAGCCCCAGAATTTCAAACTGACAATTATGCACATGAACGACACCCACTCCCATCTTGAACCTACAAATACGACCCTTAAATTCGAAGGCGTTCAGACATATGCCGACCTCGGAGGCTTTGCCAAAGTTGCATCAAAAATAAAGGAAGTAAGAAAATCAAGGCCAGACAGCCTTCTTCTGCATGCAGGCGATGCTGTTCAGGGGTCGTTTTATTTTACTAAATACAGTGGCCAGCCTGAATATGAAATGCTGAGCATGCTTAAAGTGGACGCCATGGAGCCGGGCAATCATGAATTCGACAGAGGCCCGGGGTTTCTTGCGGATGTTTCCAAATACATTGATTTTTCGATCGTATCCTCAAATATAGATGCTTCAGGAGATGAAAAACTAAAAAAAATCATCAAACCATATGTGATCAAGGAAGTGGCTGGCCAGAAAATCGGAATTTTCGGACTTATAACCCCTGAAACCGCTGTAAATTCTAATCCTGGAAAAATTCTTAAATTCGGGGATGAAAAACAGGCTGCCGAAAGAACAGTAAAAGAGCTTGAAAAAGCAGGCGTTAACAAGATAGTAGCAATTACCCACCTCGGATATAATCAAGATATAGAACTTGCAAAGGCTGTAAGCGGAATAGACGTGATAGTCGGAGGACATTCCCATACCCTTCTTGGAGATTTTTCTGCTGTCGGGCTTAATTCTGAAGGCGCATACCCGACAGCAATAACTAACAAGGCTGGTGAAAAAGTATTTATAGTCCAGTCCTGGGAGTGGGCAAAGGCTGTTGGTGTCGTGGACGTTGAGTTTGACGATTCAGGCCATGCTGTAAAAGCCAGCGGAAGCGCCAATATTATTTTGGCAGACAATTTCAAACAAAAGGACAAGGACGGGAAAAAAGTAGATGTTTCACCAGAAACAAAAGCCTCTATCCTGAAACAGATCGAAGAAAATCCTTCAATCGAAATTCTTGCCGATGATCCAGAAGCAGTCGCAAAACTTGCTCCGTACAAAGCCGGAGTTGAGGCAATGCAGAAACTTGTGGTTGTAAAAATTGCAGAACCTCTTCTCCATATAAGAAAGCCGGGGAAACATTCATCAGGAGCAGATCTGCCAGGAGGCAGCCAGGTAGCGCCTGTCATATGCGAAAGCATGCTCTGGAAGGCAAATAAATCGAGCCTCAAAGCACAGATTGCAATTCTGAATGGCGGCGGAATCAGGATGGACATTCCTGAAGGAGATCTGACAGTAGCAGGTGTAAATGAACTTCTTCCTTTCCAGAATAAACTGATTCTTCTTGAGCTTACAGGCAAAGAAGTCAAAACAGCCATAGAGACAGGCCTTGCAGACGCGGACGGCTCAGGCGGTGGTTTTACATATGTGGCAGGAATGAGGTATTCGGCGGATTCTTCAAAACCGGCCTGGCAGAGACTCGTTAAGGCAGAATATAAAAATGATTCCGGCAAATGGATTCTTTTGAATGATTCCGCAAAATACAGGATTATAACCAATTCATATCTTTCCGGCGGTGGAAACGGATATGACGTTTTCAAAAATTCAAAGGGATATCGCTATGATACAGGTTTCTCGGACGCAGAGGCATTCATGGAATACGCAAAACAGGCAGATACAATACATCGACCAATTGACACAGAAGTAACCATGAGATGA
- the ribB gene encoding 3,4-dihydroxy-2-butanone-4-phosphate synthase, translating to MNQTYLANFGTPHERVEKALVALKKGSGVLVTDDEKRENEGDLIFAAESLTDAQMALLIRECSGIVCLCLPGEKVEKLSLQMMVDKNSSHFETAFTVSIEAAEGVTTGVSASDRVKTIKTAIADNAKPEDLRKPGHVFPLKARPGGVLERMGHTEATVDLMKLSGLKPCGVLCELTNPDGTMARMPEIVSFAKAHDFPVLTVEDIAQYRLSKDR from the coding sequence ATGAATCAGACTTATCTTGCAAACTTCGGAACACCCCATGAAAGAGTGGAAAAAGCACTGGTGGCACTAAAAAAAGGCTCTGGTGTTCTTGTCACTGATGATGAAAAGAGAGAAAATGAAGGAGATCTGATCTTTGCAGCAGAATCTCTGACAGACGCCCAGATGGCACTCCTGATCAGGGAATGCAGCGGAATCGTATGCCTGTGTCTGCCCGGCGAAAAGGTTGAGAAACTATCTCTTCAGATGATGGTTGATAAAAATTCAAGTCATTTTGAAACTGCATTCACAGTATCAATCGAAGCAGCTGAAGGAGTTACCACCGGGGTCTCCGCGTCTGATCGAGTAAAAACGATAAAAACCGCCATTGCGGATAATGCAAAACCCGAAGACCTTAGAAAACCGGGCCATGTTTTTCCATTAAAAGCCCGTCCCGGGGGTGTTCTTGAGCGCATGGGACATACCGAGGCGACGGTTGATCTCATGAAGCTATCAGGCCTCAAACCTTGCGGCGTTCTATGCGAACTCACAAATCCTGACGGAACCATGGCCAGAATGCCGGAAATCGTTTCTTTTGCCAAAGCACATGATTTTCCTGTTCTGACAGTTGAAGATATTGCTCAATACCGACTATCCAAAGACAGATAG
- a CDS encoding glutamine synthetase family protein, whose amino-acid sequence MNYSEMTDHDMELTKIFFCDLNGRTMNLSVNGMGLDNIEKNGIGFDGSSIAGFASVENSDRLLFPLKESFKKIEFKGESIKFFIGKICDEQGKRSDIDARAILEKILEKARNNYGFSFLAGPEHEFFLLKGNEFELTGEPVNKKAHSDMAGYCHSQPHDRGGQIRHRITKILQGCGVNYEKTHHEVTPSQHEINLECCDPLEAGDRTVLFSYIAKKVAMKNGFYATFMPKPFDSLNRSALHIHLSMMDSEGNNLFHRQGAEYNLSDEAKYFMGGILKYARETSVIMASTYNSYKAYIAEKEAPVLRSWGFRNRSSMIRIPYTVSPQNTRIELRSPDPSGNVYLQLAAFIGMGLKGIEEKTDCGNPDSGSAYDKYRNSRKIWDERFLPKSLYEALVEAEKSDFLKDFLGKTIYDNYIRLKTEEWEEHRTHITPREHKKYLDL is encoded by the coding sequence ATGAATTATTCTGAAATGACAGACCATGACATGGAACTCACCAAAATTTTCTTCTGTGATCTCAACGGAAGGACAATGAACCTTTCAGTAAATGGTATGGGATTAGATAACATAGAAAAAAATGGAATAGGATTTGACGGAAGTTCAATTGCAGGCTTTGCAAGTGTCGAAAATAGCGACCGGCTTCTTTTTCCCTTGAAAGAAAGTTTTAAGAAGATCGAATTCAAGGGAGAATCCATTAAATTTTTCATAGGCAAAATCTGCGATGAACAAGGTAAAAGATCAGATATAGATGCGAGAGCAATTCTTGAAAAAATTCTTGAAAAAGCAAGAAATAATTATGGATTTAGTTTTCTTGCAGGTCCTGAGCATGAATTCTTTTTGCTAAAAGGTAATGAATTTGAGCTGACAGGAGAGCCGGTAAATAAAAAGGCCCATTCTGACATGGCCGGATACTGTCATTCCCAGCCCCATGACAGGGGGGGACAAATAAGGCATCGGATAACCAAAATTCTGCAAGGCTGTGGAGTAAACTACGAAAAAACACATCATGAGGTGACTCCTTCCCAGCATGAAATTAACCTCGAATGTTGCGATCCTCTCGAGGCAGGAGACAGGACAGTCCTTTTTTCATATATTGCCAAAAAAGTTGCCATGAAAAACGGATTCTACGCCACATTCATGCCAAAACCCTTTGACAGTCTAAACAGAAGCGCACTCCATATTCATCTGTCAATGATGGATAGCGAAGGGAATAACCTTTTTCACAGACAGGGTGCTGAATACAACCTGAGCGATGAAGCAAAATATTTCATGGGAGGAATACTCAAATATGCAAGAGAAACCTCTGTGATAATGGCTTCTACCTATAATTCCTACAAGGCATATATCGCTGAAAAGGAAGCTCCTGTCCTTAGAAGCTGGGGGTTCAGGAATAGAAGTTCCATGATAAGGATTCCATACACAGTTAGTCCACAAAACACACGAATAGAACTTAGAAGTCCGGATCCTTCAGGAAATGTATACCTTCAGCTTGCAGCCTTTATAGGGATGGGGTTAAAGGGGATAGAGGAAAAAACAGATTGCGGCAACCCTGATAGCGGGAGTGCATATGACAAATACCGAAACTCGAGAAAAATATGGGATGAAAGATTTTTGCCCAAGAGCCTTTACGAGGCTCTTGTCGAGGCTGAAAAAAGTGATTTTCTCAAGGATTTCCTTGGGAAGACAATCTATGATAATTATATACGCCTCAAGACAGAGGAGTGGGAAGAGCACAGAACCCATATAACTCCGCGCGAGCACAAAAAATATCTTGACCTTTAA
- a CDS encoding YitT family protein, whose protein sequence is MSSEKNPQIIFVSSEHFLKNLFLIAAGSVVSAIAINGILVPHSFVAGGITGLALIIHSGFSSLRVEWIYIVLNIPLFAAAWMAVGRRFFFFSVIGAISLSLSIAFVNVHIDLNDKILNALLAGIILGSAVGITLRSSGSQGGLDILAVMLLKRFSISLGNTILFVNSIVLVLVAYFYSIESSLYTLIVIYVTSKVVNLIVTGLSQRKAVFIISPKWKEISEEILSDIRRGVTIIDGRGGYKGKQESIVYTVITFPEIGELKKLIRKIDPEAFVVISNTLEVMNYRIGNQPHW, encoded by the coding sequence ATGTCCAGTGAAAAAAATCCTCAGATTATATTTGTTTCTTCAGAACATTTTTTAAAGAATCTATTTCTTATTGCAGCGGGTTCTGTAGTTTCTGCAATTGCAATAAATGGAATTCTTGTACCACATAGTTTTGTTGCTGGAGGAATAACAGGACTTGCACTTATCATTCATTCAGGCTTTTCTTCATTGAGGGTTGAATGGATATATATTGTTCTTAATATACCTCTTTTCGCTGCTGCATGGATGGCGGTTGGGCGACGGTTTTTCTTTTTCAGTGTTATTGGAGCTATCAGTCTGAGTCTTTCAATAGCTTTTGTTAATGTACATATAGATCTGAATGACAAGATTCTTAACGCTCTGCTAGCAGGTATTATTCTGGGCTCTGCTGTGGGTATAACCCTCAGATCGTCTGGTTCCCAGGGAGGGCTCGATATTCTTGCTGTCATGCTCCTTAAAAGATTTTCCATAAGCCTCGGAAACACAATTCTTTTCGTAAATTCGATTGTGCTGGTTCTTGTTGCTTATTTTTATTCCATTGAATCATCTCTTTACACTTTGATAGTTATATACGTTACCTCCAAAGTTGTTAATCTAATAGTTACAGGACTCAGTCAGAGGAAGGCCGTCTTTATCATATCTCCTAAGTGGAAAGAAATTTCAGAAGAAATTCTCAGTGATATCAGGAGAGGCGTAACAATCATAGACGGCAGAGGTGGCTATAAAGGTAAGCAGGAGAGTATCGTCTATACTGTAATAACATTTCCTGAAATCGGGGAACTTAAAAAACTGATAAGAAAAATCGACCCTGAAGCTTTTGTTGTTATAAGCAATACCCTTGAAGTGATGAATTATCGCATAGGAAACCAGCCACACTGGTGA